The Edaphobacter bradus genome contains a region encoding:
- a CDS encoding cupin domain-containing protein: MKKLLVILALCLLGQTAHGEKVVSLQQKDLTDISGKEGLMVTVEIAPGESVPKHRHNSDVFVYVLSGPIVTQVQGQSAKTLHAGETFFEAPADIHLDSRNPSNTVPTRLLVFFVKDKGVPPTVYLEPHSSSH, encoded by the coding sequence AAAAAATTACTCGTCATCCTCGCCCTATGTCTGTTGGGCCAGACTGCTCACGGTGAAAAGGTAGTCTCACTTCAACAGAAGGATTTGACCGATATATCGGGCAAAGAAGGCCTGATGGTCACAGTCGAGATCGCTCCCGGTGAGAGCGTTCCGAAGCATCGTCACAATTCCGATGTGTTCGTCTATGTCCTTTCCGGGCCGATCGTGACACAGGTTCAGGGACAGTCTGCAAAGACACTGCACGCAGGCGAGACGTTTTTTGAGGCTCCTGCCGATATCCACCTCGACAGCAGGAATCCAAGCAACACTGTGCCAACACGACTACTCGTGTTCTTCGTTAAGGATAAGGGAGTCCCGCCCACCGTCTATCTCGAACCGCATAGTTCATCCCACTGA
- a CDS encoding NAD-dependent epimerase/dehydratase family protein: protein MKVFIAGASGAVGIPIVKELSKQGHEVAAMTRSERGIQQLQTLGAKVMSIDAFDYKQIKDALQQVAPEAVIDMLTFLPKNLADMPKAFPGDRKLRLEGGGHLFAASVASGVSRYLQQSCGFWIKPKSGEYLGTEDDPFELQATPNIASGSDMYRQVEERVFSDPKIDGIALRFGFFYGPGTWYTEDGSAAEMARQQHLPIVGKGSAVNSFVHVDDAAKATVSTLTVEPGVYDIVDDDPVAVSTWLPAFAASVGAPPPPQISEEAGVAAAGPDAAFYHNNLSGASNAKAKKIFGFEPRPLEWLKR from the coding sequence ATGAAGGTTTTTATCGCAGGCGCAAGCGGAGCAGTCGGTATTCCGATTGTCAAAGAGTTGAGCAAGCAAGGCCACGAGGTGGCCGCAATGACTCGTTCGGAGCGTGGCATACAACAGCTGCAAACACTTGGCGCTAAGGTAATGTCGATCGACGCCTTCGATTACAAGCAGATCAAGGACGCGCTTCAACAGGTCGCTCCTGAGGCAGTGATCGATATGCTGACGTTCCTGCCGAAGAATTTGGCCGACATGCCTAAGGCTTTTCCCGGCGACCGCAAGCTTCGTCTTGAAGGTGGTGGTCATCTGTTTGCGGCGTCCGTTGCGAGCGGCGTGAGCCGATATCTTCAGCAGTCCTGCGGATTCTGGATCAAGCCGAAAAGTGGAGAATACCTCGGGACGGAAGACGATCCTTTCGAACTACAAGCGACGCCGAACATCGCAAGCGGTTCGGACATGTACCGTCAGGTTGAGGAGCGGGTATTCAGCGATCCGAAGATCGACGGTATCGCTCTTCGTTTCGGCTTCTTCTATGGTCCGGGCACCTGGTACACCGAGGACGGTAGTGCAGCGGAGATGGCGAGGCAGCAACATCTGCCCATTGTCGGCAAAGGATCAGCTGTCAATTCCTTCGTGCATGTGGATGATGCGGCGAAAGCCACTGTCTCAACACTGACAGTGGAACCAGGTGTGTACGACATTGTCGATGATGATCCGGTCGCGGTCTCGACCTGGCTGCCAGCGTTCGCAGCCTCTGTAGGTGCGCCACCGCCACCGCAGATTAGCGAGGAGGCGGGAGTCGCTGCAGCCGGTCCGGATGCAGCCTTTTACCACAACAACCTGAGCGGCGCCTCGAATGCGAAAGCAAAGAAGATCTTCGGCTTCGAGCCTCGTCCGCTGGAGTGGCTCAAGCGTTAG